AGAAAATTGTTTTTTGTCCGTATTTAATGGTTTGTTGTTGGGAACCGTTAACCCATTTACCTTTCCAGGATTAGGATTTGAAAAGCCGTTATTTTCTATAGGAGAAATACTAATACCACTAGTACCTGAATCATTTTTTATGGCAGGTATGGAAGTGGAAGTATTGGGATTGCTATCAATTTGCGCATGTATAGGCGAACTAATTAACAGAATAATCCCAATAAGCATGATGTAACGGACTATATTCATTTTATAGGTTCATGAAAATTTATTAGAGCTTATAATTCAAAAACTATACCTAAATATTATAAACGTGATAAATATATAGCAAATATGATAAATTTATAAATTATAAGTTACAATTTAGGATAACATTAATAATGGCAGCTGTTTTCAGATTATTCAAATGACTTTTTATCCTATTATAAAATGTTAAAATATGTTAAATAACTACTTTGTAATGCATAGTACTGTAACAAAATATTTTATGTGTCGTCTATTAAGTATACAAATCCAATAAATATTAATATCATGAGAACTTTAGACAGCAATCCCGCCTACCAGCAGGCATGGCAATTATCGAAAAGAACGAACACTACAAATGGCTTTACCTGGAACAGTAAGAGACGCTTTAGATAGTAATTAGGTAAACAATTCATCAATCAATTAAAAATCAAATATATTATGAGAACTTTAGACAGTAATCAATTATCAAAAAGAACGAGCAGTACAAAAGGTTTTACTTGGAATAGTAAAAGACGTTATAGATAGTACTATCATTTAAAGAATTAACCAACAAGCAATGCTGCCAACAGGCAGAGAAGCAAAAACCACCATATCATGCACGCATTAATAAAGATTTCCCGAGATTCCAACGCCTTAATAACGTTTGCTCAAAAAAGAATTACCATACGGAAAAAATGCATTCAGCATGGCACATTATGGACCGGAATTAAACGTTATAAACATTAGTTTGAATTAGTTAAAGTTGAAAAAAAACCAGCACAAGTTGCTGGTTTTTTTTGTAATTATTTTCGTGGTATTGTTTTTGTGTTTGTAAAAATCTAATTCTTAAATTGTTAGCACTATGAGACATCACAGAAACTCCGAAAACGTAAATGCAGGTTCCATGGCAGATATTGCTTTTTTATTACTTATCTTCTTCTTAGTAACAACCACGATTTCAACCGATGCTGGCATTAATAGAAATTTACCTGCCTTCTGCCCTACCAATGATTGTGCAACGCTAACGGCTGATAACAACGTATTACGTATTGTTTTAAATAATTCGAATGACATATTAATGAATAATAAATTAGTCCCTTTGAATGCTATTAGTCAACAAGTTTCAAATTTTGTAAATAATAATGGGGATAACTCTTGTAGTTACTGTTCAGGTGAGCAACTTTTAACCGCTTCCGATAATCCCCAAAAAGCTATTATTTCGTTGGAACACAATAGGCAAACATCTTATGAATTGTTTATTCAGGTTCAAAATAGTATTTCAAAAGCTATCACTGATTTGCGTGAAGTCTATTCCCAAAATAATTTTAGAAAATCTTTATCAGATTTATCCTCAACCGAAATAGAAGAAGTTAGAAAGGCTTATCCGCTTATAATTTCGGAAGTAGAAACAAATTAAGATTATTTATCAGGGAGTTGTTTTAATTCTGATTCTTTCTTAATTCCATAAACAATATCAACTTTTTTTCGTCCCCAATTTTTAGCCGCTTCAATATTTAACCCCATATAAATATCTATTTGATTGCGTTTTCGTGCGTGCATTTTGTCCTTCACTAAATATATACCTTCCAAACCTTGAATGGAAACAGGTGTATTATGCTTTAATCCTAGTTTAAGTAAATCTCGGGAAACAGCAATATATTTAAGACCTGGTTTTAAACTATCACCAAACGCTGTAATATGCGGATTAGAATTAGTTTGATAAGAAACAGAATTATAGGCCGTTGCCGTAACTCGAAGACTCTTCCATGTGTATTCTGAAGGTTTATCCGTTTTACAATTAAAAACCAACAGGAGTAAAATTCCGATTATCGTTTTTGTATTCATAGAAATTGGTTGATTAAAGATACAATTTTTTGAAGATTATTGAACACGTCTAACTTTTTTGTAACCTGACCAATAGATACTAAAACAAACTACAAATGAAATCTATTCAACTATTGTGCCTATCCTTTTTACTTGTTATGAGTTGTAAAGATGAGCCAAAACAAGAACAAATTATTGCAGAGGTTAATGAAGACGTAATTGTAACGCCCGAAATGATGGAACGTGCTAAAGACATTCATAAACGGGTTATTACTTTAGATACACACGATGATTTTAATGTGAATAACTTTACTGACTCCATAAATTATACTCAAGATTTAAAGTCGCAAGTTACACTTCCTAAAATGAAAGCTGGCGGATTGGATGTTGCTTGGTTTATTGTTTATACGGGTCAAG
Above is a window of Bizionia sp. M204 DNA encoding:
- a CDS encoding 3D domain-containing protein, with translation MNTKTIIGILLLLVFNCKTDKPSEYTWKSLRVTATAYNSVSYQTNSNPHITAFGDSLKPGLKYIAVSRDLLKLGLKHNTPVSIQGLEGIYLVKDKMHARKRNQIDIYMGLNIEAAKNWGRKKVDIVYGIKKESELKQLPDK
- a CDS encoding biopolymer transporter ExbD, whose protein sequence is MRHHRNSENVNAGSMADIAFLLLIFFLVTTTISTDAGINRNLPAFCPTNDCATLTADNNVLRIVLNNSNDILMNNKLVPLNAISQQVSNFVNNNGDNSCSYCSGEQLLTASDNPQKAIISLEHNRQTSYELFIQVQNSISKAITDLREVYSQNNFRKSLSDLSSTEIEEVRKAYPLIISEVETN